A single region of the Salvia miltiorrhiza cultivar Shanhuang (shh) chromosome 8, IMPLAD_Smil_shh, whole genome shotgun sequence genome encodes:
- the LOC130998470 gene encoding protein FAR1-RELATED SEQUENCE 5-like, with translation MDFDLNIPVGLDDFGDSLSGNSNFGEFGSLFSGGETDESVESYSAESVDLDSILNGKRGDGNAEEVGDVNSGEKSLTLPEVEAMIRVGCAIDTLDEVFVLYATYARMIGFSARVGSNGYFNDRKTVSSKAYHCSCEGHPDKKASTSRIAAFKKHSYRSNCKARLRVSRADVDSPWVVTVFFKEHNHELAHPSESYLLRSARKIEHSQKTLLMAMKSSGIGVSRAYRFLEKEAGNRENIGFTRKDVYNELNRESAAMAKSTNGDVNKLMEYLTEKGLGDPAFYWKVKVSDDGRLQNLFFRDSRCLVDYQHFGDVISVDATYKTNKYDLICVPIVGINHHRMNVMFGIAFLCNEKTESYEWLFATFLESMYNKEPSIIFSDQDQALMNGVDVTFRDAKHRLCQWHINKNAGKQFGRLNHDKHFKSLWYRCMNGCENDEEFESSWTTMMEDFNLVGNRWFSGMYKLKKRWSSAFTRDRFTGGLHATSRSEATNKVLKELCRSTTSVHEFVVGFERLQRNWRTQEFEEDALCRGMPGMFIQNAKILFQIGEVCTRNIFKLFEYEALYSVSLKVSQEPIDLNDELLEFKVCSSTAFKGYRVVNFNQTTKMGSCSCCMWETEGIICRHLFRVYFNMNLDKVPDQMLLTRWRRVSKERVPLSKRSIDCCGPNKFTHMVFVNHNAHRVYDLLTECKEDKACRDIITERISSMIAEVKGMRKNSQPTAKAGPSRSSLKEPLHRPVNNPTPSKKRSYRRRIVSKNWDARRSGAEKRSKATVDINDFVDSEDMPEFLSNQYSTQNDRVMSDRFSVD, from the exons ATGGACTTCGATTTGAATATACCCGTAGGCCTTGATGATTTTGGCGATTCTTTGAGTGGCAATTCAAATTTTGGTGAATTTGGTAGTTTATTTTCAGGTGGTGAGACTGATGAATCAGTAGAAAGTTATTCAGCAGAAAGTGTGGATTTGGATAGCATTTTGAATGGAAAGAGAGGTGATGGAAATGCTGAAGAGGTTGGGGATGTAAACAGTGGCGAGAAGTCATTGACGTTGCCGGAAGTGGAAGCTATGATTAGAGTTGGATGTGCTATTGACACTTTAGATGAAGTATTTGTGTTATATGCAACCTATGCACGGATGATTGGGTTTTCTGCTAGGGTTGGAAGTAATGGCTATTTCAACGACCGAAAGACTGTTTCTTCGAAGGCTTATCATTGTTCATGTGAGGGGCATCCCGATAAGAAGGCGTCGACTAGTAGAATAGCTGCATTTAAAAAGCACAGTTACCGGAGCAACTGTAAAGCTAGGCTACGTGTTAGTCGGGCAGATGTGGATTCGCCTTGGGTGGTAACTGTATTTTTCAAAGAGCATAACCATGAGCTTGCCCATCCCAGCGAAAGCTATTTGTTGCGATCTGCTAGGAAAATTGAACATTCACAGAAAACTTTGTTAATGGCGATGAAGTCGAGTGGCATTGGTGTAAGCCGTGCTTATCGTTTCTTGGAGAAAGAAGCTGGGAATCGAGAAAATATTGGTTTCACACGCAAGGATGTTTATAATGAACTGAACCGCGAATCAGCGGCAATGGCGAAATCTACAAATGGCGATGTGAACAAGTTGATGGAGTATTTAACTGAGAAAGGATTGGGGGACCCTGCGTTTTATTGGAAGGTAAAGGTGAGCGATGATGGTAGGCTTCAAAACCTTTTTTTTCGGGATAGTAGATGCCTTGTTGATTACCAACACTTTGGTGATGTGATTTCTGTGGATGCTACGTATAAAACTAACAAGTATGATTTGATTTGTGTTCCCATTGTTGGAATAAATCATCATCGGATGAATGTTATGTTTGGCATTGCATTTTTATGCAACGAGAAAACCGAATCGTACGAGTGGTTATTTGCCACATTTCTTGAGTCTATGTACAATAAAGAGCCCTCTATTATTTTCTCCGATCAAGACCAAGCTCTTATGAATGGTGTCGACGTTACCTTTCGTGATGCAAAGCATAGACTTTGTCAATGGCATATAAACAAGAATGCCGGGAAGCAATTCGGTAGGCTTAACCATGATAAACATTTCAAAAGCTTGTGGTACCGATGCATGAATGGTTGTGAGAATGATGAAGAGTTTGAATCCTCTTGGACAACTATGATGGAAGACTTCAACTTAGTGGGTAATAGATGGTTTAGCGGCATGTATAAGTTAAAAAAGCGATGGTCATCCGCTTTCACGAGAGATAGATTTACCGGTGGATTACATGCAACATCTCGGAGTGAAGCGACGAACAAGGTTCTTAAGGAGTTGTGTCGTTCCACTACTAGTGTCCATGAATTTGTCGTCGGGTTTGAGAGATTGCAGAGAAATTGGCGCACACAAGAATTTGAGGAGGATGCTCTTTGTCGGGGAATGCCGGGTATGTTCATACAAAATGCGAAAATTCTTTTTCAAATTGGGGAGGTATGTACTCGAAatattttcaagttatttgAGTACGAAGCTTTGTATTCGGTTTCTCTTAAAGTGAGTCAAGAACCTATCGATTTGAATGATGAACTTTTGGAGTTCAAGGTGTGTTCATCTACGGCTTTTAAAGGGTACCGCGTTGTCAATTTTAACCAAACAACGAAGATGGGGTCATGTTCTTGTTGTATGTGGGAGACGGAAGGTATTATTTGTCGACATTTATTTCGAGTTTATTTCAATATGAACTTGGATAAAGTGCCCGATCAAATGTTGCTTACTAGGTGGCGCAGGGTGTCGAAGGAACGAGTGCCTTTAAGTAAGCGATCTATTGATTGTTGTGGACCAAACAAATTCACTCATATGGTCTTCGTCAATCACAATGCACATCGTGTGTATGATTTGTTGACCGAGTGCAAAGAGGACAAGGCGTGTCGGGATATTATCACTGAACGTATAAGTAGTATGATAGCTGAAGTGAAAGGGATGAGAAAAAATAGTCAACCTACTGCCAAAGCCGGACCTTCTCGTTCATCTTTGAAAGAGCCATTGCATAGGCCGGTGAACAACCCAACACCATCGAAGAAACGTTCCTATCGACGGAGGATTGTAAGCAAAAATTGGGATGCTCGGCGTTCCGGCGCAGAGAAGAGATCAAAGGCGACCGTTGACATCAATG ATTTCGTGGATTCTGAGGACATGCCTGAATTCCTGAGTAACCAATACAGTACCCAAAATGATCGTGTCATGTCCGATCGTTTTTCCGTTGATTAG